One stretch of Anolis sagrei isolate rAnoSag1 chromosome 11, rAnoSag1.mat, whole genome shotgun sequence DNA includes these proteins:
- the LYRM9 gene encoding LYR motif-containing protein 9, with product MAPLPGAELVRTPLQLYRYLLRCCRELPEKPIQEHYKHMIRQSFNVHEDEDNPERIQQIIRRAMEDADWVMEKYKKQK from the exons ATGGCTCCCCTCCCTGGGGCAGAATTGGTGAGGACCCCGCTGCAGTTGTATCGCTATTTGCTCCGTTGCTGCCGAGAGCTGCCGGAAAAACCCATCCAGGAGCACTACAAACATATGATACGGCAG AGTTTCAACGTCCACGAGGACGAAGACAATCCCGAGAGGATCCAGCAGATCATTCGACGGGCCATGGAAGACGCCGATTGGGTCATGGAGAAA tATAAGAAGCAGAAGTAA